One window of the Pyrenophora tritici-repentis strain M4 chromosome Unknown M4_contig_00034, whole genome shotgun sequence genome contains the following:
- a CDS encoding CysH, 3'-phosphoadenosine 5'-phosphosulfate sulfotransferase (PAPS reductase)-FAD synthetase, with amino-acid sequence MSSPMFSAVDSYKQPTMREESGYASAASSQESLTEVYFTKPHLKFINSQLQKLEPQDILRWCITSLPGLFQTSLWSYWTRHRRYAFEARRTSEAQHDLIFLDTLYHFDETYALVDRIRRRYGTPVHVYKPAGCDSVNDFTTRHGDKLWETNDELYDYVAKVEPAERAYSELQVKAVLTGRRRSQGGKRGDLDIVEVDEAGLIKINPLANWSFTQVKEYVDANDVPYNELLNRGYKSVGDWHSTQPVAAGEDERSGRWKGKNKTECGIHNPKSRYAQFLQEQK; translated from the exons ATGTCGTCACCAATGTTTTCCGCAGTCGACTCCTACAAACAACCCACAATGCGTGAAGAATCAGGCTATGCCTCTGCTGCATCAAGTCAGGAAAGCCTGACCGAGGTCTACTTCACAAAGCCGCATTTGAAGTTCATCAACTCTCAGCTTCAGAAGCTCGAGCCACAAG ACATCCTTCGATGGTGCATCACATCTTTACCAGGACTTTTCCAGACCAGCCTTTGGTCTTACTGGACTCGTCACCGTAGATATGCTTTCGAAGCTCGAAGGACCTCTGAAGCACAACACGATCTGATCTTTTTGGACACCTTGTATCACTTCGATGAAACATACGCCCTTGTTGACCGGATAAGGAGGCGATACGGGACCCCCGTCCATGTCTACAAGCCTGCCGGCTGTGACAGTGTGAATGACTTCACCACCAGGCACGGTGATAAGCTTTGGGAAACAAACGATGAGCTCTACGACTATGTCGCCAAGGTCGAGCCTGCAGAGCGAGCATACTCTGAGCTTCAAGTCAAGGCCGTTCTGACTGGTCGACGACGTAGCCAAGGTGGAAAGCGTGGCGACCTAGACATTGTTGAGGTCGACGAGGCTGGTCTGATCAAGATCAACCCACTAGCCAACTGGAGCTTTACTCAGGTCAAGGAGTACGTGGATGCCAACGACGTCCCGTACAACGAGCTTCTCAACAGGGGCTACAAGAGCGTTGGCGATTGGCATTCGACCCAGCCAGTAGCTGCTGGAGAGGATGAGCGATCAGGACGCTGGAAGGGCAAGAACAAGACCGAGTGCGGTATCCACAACCCCAAGTCGCGATATGCTCAGTTCCTCCAAGAGCAAAAGTAA